From Aerosticca soli, a single genomic window includes:
- a CDS encoding sensor histidine kinase translates to MRSRRKLRFRLVVSFALFGFGLSALFAVASLDIRARVEDQLVNASLLDDAKWANQQAREHPNEPGAGSRLLTGIIKSERTLYKAPLAWQNLPNGVHDIYEPDETGKMHHYKLAVWRENGIISFLRYDVSREELGKQQLLISVIGAVFLFGLLSLAIGVWLSRKVLKPVTELAQRLREFRRTGKVEPLAPHFADDEVGELAQALDDYAARLTAMVERDREFNSDVSHELRTPLAVIASSTELLQASPDLTPKLAERLKRIERASRQATELIEALLLLSRAERRGPTRGETTEVAKVAADVIESQRPQMRDKPLEVELVTEAPLTVNAPASVLSVALTNLVGNAIKYTLEGTVRVVIGADRVEVIDTGPGIKPEDAERLFQRGVRGEGAGGSGAGLGLAIVRRLCDLYGWQVSMRPRTDRNGAIASLVFG, encoded by the coding sequence ATGCGGTCCAGACGTAAGCTGCGCTTTCGCCTGGTCGTCTCCTTCGCGCTGTTCGGTTTCGGACTGAGCGCGTTGTTCGCCGTGGCCTCGCTGGACATCCGTGCACGGGTGGAGGACCAGCTGGTCAACGCCAGCCTGCTCGACGACGCCAAATGGGCCAACCAGCAGGCCCGCGAGCATCCGAACGAACCGGGCGCGGGCTCGCGGCTGCTGACCGGCATCATCAAGAGCGAACGCACCCTCTACAAGGCGCCGCTGGCCTGGCAGAACCTGCCCAACGGCGTGCACGACATCTACGAGCCGGACGAAACCGGCAAGATGCATCACTACAAGCTCGCGGTGTGGCGCGAGAACGGCATCATCAGTTTCCTGCGCTACGACGTCTCGCGCGAGGAATTGGGCAAGCAGCAGCTCCTGATCAGCGTGATCGGCGCGGTGTTTCTGTTCGGCCTGCTTTCGCTAGCCATCGGCGTGTGGCTCTCGCGCAAGGTGCTCAAGCCCGTCACCGAGCTTGCCCAGCGCCTGCGCGAGTTCCGCCGCACCGGCAAGGTCGAACCACTGGCGCCGCATTTCGCCGACGACGAGGTCGGCGAGCTCGCCCAGGCGCTGGACGACTACGCCGCCCGGCTCACCGCCATGGTCGAGCGCGACCGCGAGTTCAACTCCGACGTCAGCCACGAGCTGCGCACGCCGCTGGCGGTGATCGCCAGCAGCACCGAGCTGTTGCAGGCCTCGCCCGATCTCACGCCCAAGCTCGCCGAACGGCTGAAGCGGATCGAGCGTGCCTCGCGTCAGGCCACCGAGCTGATCGAGGCGCTGCTCCTGCTTTCGCGCGCCGAGCGGCGTGGTCCGACCCGGGGCGAGACCACCGAGGTCGCCAAGGTCGCCGCCGACGTGATCGAGAGCCAGCGTCCGCAGATGCGCGACAAGCCGCTCGAAGTCGAGCTGGTGACGGAGGCGCCGCTCACTGTCAATGCGCCGGCTTCGGTGCTGTCGGTGGCGCTCACCAACCTCGTGGGCAACGCGATCAAGTACACCCTGGAAGGCACGGTGAGGGTGGTCATCGGTGCCGACCGCGTGGAGGTCATCGACACCGGCCCCGGCATCAAGCCCGAGGACGCCGAGCGGCTGTTCCAGCGTGGCGTGCGCGGCGAGGGCGCCGGCGGCAGCGGCGCCGGACTGGGGCTCGCGATCGTGCGCCGGCTGTGTGACCTCTACGGCTGGCAGGTGTCGATGCGTCCGCGCACCGACCGCAACGGGGCGATCGCCAGCCTGGTGTTCGGTTAG